TACTTTTCCTCCTTTGTTTCAATGCATATGCCTGTGTTTCATACACGACTTCATCTTCAAGGTCATGAGTTTCTACTGTGAAAGTGGGTTGGGTGGATCTAAATTTTGTGCAAGTCTGCACCCATATTCTTTTTGTGGTATCCAGTATGTTGTCCTGTTCTTCACTGTCATACACATGATTTCCAATAGCTAGGTGGTTCAATAATTGACTTTCTTTCCTAAACTCTTTAACACCATCCGGATCACAACATGAGAACAAACGACTTGTAGATTTCTTCTGCCTTGCCTTTGTAGTGGAAGGTTTGGGACTTGCAACAATCTACAAAAAATCAAAGTGAattatgttttgaaaattgatgtATTACATTCAATGTTTGAATAATATCATCTGAATTTGTGTACTAAAAGGCAAATTAAACTCAAAACTTACCACAGCTTCTGGGATGTCCACCAAATTCTTTGTTACAACTTCAAGCTTTTCAGATGGTATAAGATGCTCTCCAAAACTGTATGACTTGAATGCCAGAATACCACTGTCCTTAAAGATGAAATTGTTGAACTGGCTGATTGGGAATTTCAATTGGCCTGATAGTGTTGGCTGAGTTTTCATGTCAACATCAATTATGGATGTTAGTGTGTTCCGGACTCGCCCATGACTTTCAAGAGCATCTTTCATCTCATAGACAGATGTCACATCATTTCCTTCATTCAGATGGTTCAAAATGTGTATCCTACAGCTTCCTGTGCGTGAGTCACATAAATCTTTACCTGACTGTGCTTCACTGAAATTGTACTCTTTATTGTGATCTCTGTTTTGTTCCTTAGTTTCCAGAGGAATGTCAAAAGAGGAAGGCAGTGGTAACATCCTGCATTATCAGAACGCAAAAAAACTTCTTTCAAATGTGGATGACTCTGATGAAGCATCTGCAGGATATGGATAAGGATTTTGAAAACTGTGAACCACCCCTGTGTTCCATTTTGAAGAAGGTGTACATGTGATATGATGTCCACTGGTTCATCATTTTCTGTGTCATTTCTGTGTGTAAGTACACAAGATACATGCCAACTGATGCCCTGTTTTCCAAACCATTCACTTTGAGTCTCTCTGAATGTCTGCGGCAAGTATTTCATCGCCCAGTCCATGATTATGAGTGCCTGGTCATCCTTAAGATTGTTCAAAATATCTCTCTTGCAGGCATCTTGATTCACAGTACGTATACAATGATCTCGCCAGTTCACAATTTTCTCACATGATAACTCTACATCGTGTTGAATTTCTTCTCTTAAATTTGCTTCACATTGAATACCCTTAAGGCACTGAGCAATTTCAATGGTGACATTTTTCACTTGTCGACAAGATACACAAGTCTCTGAATGTTGATGATCACATTTAGACTCTGATAAAGCATATTGCATACAGTGTTCAATACATGTGCTTGTCCTGCTTATATGTGTTTTGAAATCATTCTTCAGATGCAATTTCACAGCTTGTAAATGGTTCTTGAACTCCTCCACTTTTCCATCATTTAGTCCTAATTCAGATAGTTTCTCCACTGCTTTTACAATGGTGGAAATTCCAGACTCTCCTTCACTTGCAAGGTTGTCAAGACCATGTAAAGACTTCAACTGTGATGCTGCACACACTTTCACTATCTTATAAAGAGTTGCTCTTGATGGAGGCACAATATCATTGTCCTGGCAATATGCTGTATATGCTGCGATGAGTCTTGATGCAATCATTGTACGAATGACCTTTGGTATCTTGACTTCTAATCCCGATGAAAGTTTCAAGTGCTTGGAGCCAAAACCAACAGTATGGAGGTACATGGGAGCTGATATGAACTCTACAAAGTGTTGGATTCTTCCTTTTGAAATTCTGACACGTATAACTTTAGGTGGTGTGACATACATAATATGTACTGTCCCGGTCAATGAGTGGCTGCATGTTTTCTTGCTACATCTATGTGGTGGATTGTTATTCCCTCAACCATCTTCAACAAAGTGACTTTGCTATATCTATTGGCAATGAGGGACAGAATCTGAGTGCGAGTTCTATGATCTGTAGCCTTCTTGTATGCCTCAATTACTGTGTCTGTCATAGAATCTTCACGAGATATTGCTGGAGCTTTATAACTGCAGATAACCTCATCAATGAGTTGTTCACTTTGGCCAGGAGCTATGATGTTACAAATGTACTCAAATGCAGATTTAGCATGACGCACATAGTAGGATCTTGTCGAGTACTTTAAATCTTGCAGAGGTTGGCCGGCTTGAGAGCGTAAACATTCTAGCTGGCCATTTGAAAGGATTTGCATTGCATCATTGTATTTTTCTCTTAAAGATTTCTGCATATCCGACCAATTGGAAGCTGTTGTGGACTGAGAAAACACGAATGTTTCACTGTCTGACATCatatctgaaaagaaaagaaggCACATTGACTTGTGAACatttacaaatggcaatgaagcattgtacaaagtttcaaatataTCTGTTAAGCCATATAGAGGAattgttcacaagctattttacatcctccacccctcttcaGACCACTGTAGTCCCGTGGGGATACaggttggaataggtcctcagtgccccttgcttgacataaaaaataattgaattaattgtaAATTATTATTTACCGAGACAGCTTCGTACAGGATTTGTGGGTAATTTTCCGGCTGTATCGGGACCCCGTCTGCTTTTGTACACTTGTTTTACAACACCAATTTATCATTCTCCCTTTACAATGCCAGTTTTAGTTAAAAGGTCTTGAGTTCGATTCTGGACCCCACCGTTGTGTTGAACATATTACGATGTTCAGAGACTTTCCTTTCGCCAAGCACACTGCATTAGAAGTTAAAGTCACGGGGCTTTCGGATATGATTTCAAAAACGGACATCCCGCATCACCGTAGActttggcacaataaagaaccctcactgcaacGGCGTTGAGCGCCTTGCACAGGTCGAAATTTGTGGCACTCCACTTATAGACCTACTGGTGACGTCAATGATTGAtttgacgtccctctcgagaatatttcactcatattgagatgtcaccattgccggtgaagggctgcaaaatttaggcatatgctcggcgctaatggccgttgagcagggagggatctttatcgtgcctcacctgctgtgacatgggaccttggtttttgcgatctcatccgaaggaccgccccatttattcgcctcttacgacaagcaaggggtattggggacctattctaacccggatccccattggtgaatttattcaaaaacttctacgtgagaagaaaaaatctctcgctgtgaccttcaattcgacttttagatatatcgatgacgttttgtctattaacaatgatagctttcattcatatgtcgatttgatatatccccgtgagctcgaaataaaggacaccacagagtcgtccacttctgcttcatacttagatattttattgaaagtagacattaacggcaaactgacaactcaactgtatgacaaacgggatgatttcagcttctccatcgtcaacttcccatatttatgtagcaatattccattatcacctgcatatggtgttaatatatctcaactgattcgatatgcaagaagagcttgttctgggtatagtcagtttttaaatcgaggtaagctactgacaaacaagttgatggtacagggatttcaacagtctcgattgaagtcagcatttcgcaaattctatggtcgttataacgatctagttcgtcaatacaacctcgcattgggtcaaatgctgtctgacgtgtttcataccgattgttaagccgttcttggcacactgattttgactgcggataactccgtttacctgatcaggatatggggctcacggcgggtgtgaccggggtcaacaggggatgcttactcctcctaggcacattatcccacctctggtgtgtccaggggtccgtatttgcccaactatctattttgtattgcttgtaggagttatgagattgatcactgttcgttatcttcaccttgcatctatgagtgaacaattctggAATAggatgaaaaacaataaacaactcAGATTCAACACAAACATCGCCATTGTCAAGATAACGTCAAAATGTTATAGGCTATATACTGTTATCTGCAACGCGTTGCGTATACGTTTTAGGGTAATAAATTCCCGAGTATATATTACGATACCAAAATATACATCGGATCCGAATTCTCTATAAGAGATTAAACTGACAAGAaaaattttctatgaatatcaaAGAAATTGCATAGAATATAgagagatttatgaacaatatcgTATGCTTCATGTGGCTTATTCCGTTATACAATTTCtcttttgaattcatttgtttctctttcatatatacatgtctacatgtatatcaacattttaacaaaacatgTGCCCTAATTATCATAGATATTATTTACGAAATTAAAATATCACCATCATGCTATTATAGCATCTAACATCAAGACGTTGCAGGCAACGCTCCACAgtaaaatgaccaattttctcGTATAGCGTtgcaaataacaggagtatatataggtTGACGATTCTTATTTTCTCTGTTagaaatcaatataaaatgtacataaatggGAAGTTTCCCTGGGAAGAGAGTTTTCTTGGGGGTACCATATCAGAGAAAATGGGGCTTggtttctttgggggggggggggtgtcaatcCCTTCTCTATATCTCACGCGTTGCATGCAACGCTCCACAGTAAAACCACCGATTTATGAAAATCTACGCGTGAGTTATAGAGAAAGGCTTTAGTCCGTGTAATAAACTTATTTAgcttgaccccccccccccccccaaagagcGCTATATAGTACAGGTCTTTTTATTAGGGAAGGTGACGAATGTTACTTTCCTGTAGTCCAGATGTCCCAGGCAACTTGTCGAGCTTCTAGCATTATATATTCTAACGTCTTCCGAACAGCTTATTCTTTTCTTGAAGAGCAGAACAAGATATTGTTTAATggactttttaaaatgttttcctGATCTAAAGAACAAGAAGCGTTGTAAAGGAATCACTTATTTCCATAAGGTAAGCGTTGACTGAAAAGAAGACCTATTggtttttgggagttgaactatgttcaatctcccttggtcatcacgcacttttctgcgtagtaatttgtattgatttgtatagtggtcgtcaacgggggttctgtgtcagctgatttactcctaggtaaatcaacataaacttttataaacatccgccattaaataatccatgtaacttttctgaattaatctaattttgataattgacatgtaagtaaatgcaatgatattgtattcaaatcaatttgaatacaagatttcgatcaaattgatactgatatacatagaaaaataaaagataaggttgaaaattgtcgtttgtagctcagcgtcacctataaacattgatagggaaacgaacgacaactgcacacaagacctattgacaccgtggcgcgaaatatcgaatatggtgcgaaacctcagaaaatttacaagaaataactctacaacattgtgtatgtgtatatatttggttttttttaatgtgatataaaaaatgcttgatgttacatgtatattgaattaaaacacgtcattcccagtcaacaactttcgattgggatcggaatacgaaataaaatttcttatatccggttgcaaagtgaaactgcttcatgcttcaagttattgaattacgtagtaattgcacgttacacattagagaactgttccttttaataaagaaagtcacaaaatagatacaaaatgagtgtaccttattcattactgttaccgagctttcgtcggcgaaaatctcgaaatggcgtgtttcactgcgcttgatgacggtaaggtccacattttctacgtgagtattttgatatttgtttatgaattttttgcgcatacatggtatgtctcggctaggaataatggaaactttctcacctatgtatgtaaagacatattaatctctatttttaaaaatgtagaacacttttatcaaatgacaatgtttgaaaacgcttagagccccgatgtcagaatttccttttccaagacatcaatatgtcaaattcattatccttttcgaatagtatgtaccatattttgtaccagttatccattttgaatcccctattacaatgggattttgctgcactctgttatgtttgagtggatgtcatgagtgtgtgtcaaacagaaattttaagagcatgggataaggtgctgccatgtattacttcactatcaaagtttaacccagttgccacaatgttgaatttatgctgcaaaaaggattggaaattgctctggtcaaaacacattgtttatttgtctacagtttatttgtctacagatgaaagagacatgaggattctccctcataaactgaaagaaaaaaaatagttatggatcttgtacatgtatagtttattaatcactatagatttccagcatcacaagtctgattccactatatgcttcccatactgtcaggttcattcaccccctgtttgagccacagtataatatcccaaataccttggcaatgaataacattatttgactagtgtttcatttttagtggagttgcgatgaagtcgaactcggcttatgatctgatgaagtgcctttgggcgggcacacatcaacatttcatttccgcaccatagctcttgagcaaattataggatctcattcaaacttagatggattgtcaccctcagtaagatgaggaagcctatcgattttggggtcactaggtcaaaggccaaggtcacagtggctataaatagactgaaatttggagaaaattttgttttccgcaccatagctcttgaacaaatcatacgatctcaatcaaacttagatggattgtcaccctcagtaagaccaggaagtctatcgattctggggtcactacgtcaaaggtcaaggtcactggctataaatacactgaaatttggagaaaattttgttttccacaccatagctcttgaacgaattataggatctcaatcaaacttagatcgattgtcaccctcagtaagacaagaaacctatcgattccggggtcacaagatcaaagtcacagtggctataaatagactgaaattggagaaaattttgttttctgcactataattttttaacaaattataggatctcaattaaacttagatggattatcgcccttgatgagacaaagaagcccttagcctattgattttggtcaagggttaaaggtcaaggtcaaaggatttaagtcggctgaaatttatgtacgcaaaattttgctccttgcttgataattcttgcaaacttttctgccggtttcctttatgcccattccttgctcAACTCGGTTTGTGCATCTCCGATGCCGgacgatttttaatttttttgcatttcatttattttgagttattatacaattatttaccattccattgatcctctacaggactgtagtatactcaggtgacagtttagcatattggactcttgaatgtatatatacagggaaaaaaacttcttcataactgcaaggcattgataaccatattgatttgaatgtttgggccataatatgtggtcacatttatcatgagaatataaaggggtgaaattctagaaaacaacaacacaacttcagttactcgaggagcgttgtggcccatgggccttccattatccatgtttgctgttgtaacgctttgaaaaacaacaacagttgatttgtatctaaaatcatgataatattcagtcatttatccccctatccttccagtgctatctgttctaactgaatttccacaatgttcaactcccatgagtactttcagtactttgatttttaacTAGATTGATGTTCATAGGTCACTTtcatatataatgataaatcaatacTTGATTGTTGCGATGTCGAAGACAAAATCAAAAATAATCAGCCAGCCTCTTCATATTTCTAGTTAAAAATTCAAAGTCTTGCCAATTGGGTCTTATGtgaaaattaagattttaacaAACAGGTGCAGAATTATCTCTGTCTGTAATCTTCATTAATACCTTTGTAAACAGGAAAATCATGAACATCAATGAATTTTAGGCGAAAGATCGTCCGAATCACATGACATGCTGGGATGGACAAGTGTAGTACATGATATTATACAAGCGTCACAGCAAGGCGTTTGCCTATTGTGAACTTGCAAATCTGTTATAATGCCCAGGTGGCACTAGAACATCGCTTaacagggccgtaagtagggttctaaatcaggggaggcaggggattgggggccgccgattgactttacgactgaaaatgacactttttaaatcccaatttatcatgtttgtgtttcatttgtactatgtaaagaatcgtaatatggtgtcaaagacaaaggtgcttgtcttcattttaaacatatatcctataatataacatttatataattttattttcttttttgccaaaaaatcagacgaggcagttgcctcgtctgcctcatcggcagttacggccctgctTAATTTTTTGCTCAATGTACTGTTTCTGATTAAGTTTCTGTTGGACTTTAACTTCTTGTTAAATTAAACACACCCATCTTATCCAGACGATGAGCATGTACATGGATGGAACATGGAGCTTTCCTTGGGAACCGTCTGTGGGTGACATGTTGAACCTGTCACTTGTGTAGTTATAAGTCCATGAGCGAGTAAATTTCCCATCACTCTATGGTATTAATCCATGTCTTCTCAAACCTGGAGAGTATTTCATCCACTctgtgatatctgaaaaatgtCTCGCAGGTCAAGTATTTGGTCACATGATCAACTGACCGGTCGACATGACCAATACGAATAGTCGAGGACTTGGTGAATATACTTCCCGCAATGTACAGATGTTAATGCAGTTTTCTATGTCCTGCTTTCGATGTTTAACTTTTGTTCCCAGTCATATAGAAAGTCCAATTCAGTCTGAGCAAATACTCagtttgaataatttccttaaTTGAAACAGACGTAACACTTTTTCAGTCATCtctcattttatatttaatttggTAGTCCATGGTACTGTTCTAAATGATGAATAAAATGTGTGATGTCAAATTCGTGTAAATGAGAAGTAAAGAAAATTATCCCAGTACTATTACATCAATAGGTCCCTGGTGACAGGgaatacatattttgaaacaaaagaTAGCTTCAAAGAGAATTCTTTATTGCTTGAAGTCAACACACTGCCTAATTATTTGGTCTTCATAAAAAGAATATTTGATATGTTCAACTCAAACATGTAAAGGGAATAGATTGCCAAATAAATTTCTTTTGTGCAATTTTTTACGGGAGTTTATCGATCAATTATGTGACTCTTGATTCAGACAGGACAAAACTATAACAGTATTATTAAGTTACTAACCACGATAACTACACAGATGCTGATTcacaattcatatatgtatttaaCCTATCGGCCACCCGCCCTCTCTATCTGTTGTGTTGCAGGGTTTCATCATTGGCCATTCTACGAACAGAGGCTCAAACGAAACTTTTGACAGCAAATTTGATGATCTTGACTTGTTAGTTTTTTTCTTTCCAATTTATTTAATCAGACTTCAAAGACACAATTCAATTACTCAGCAGCGATGTTTATAAGTGGGGTTTTTTGTGTAAATTTTAAGCATG
This genomic window from Ostrea edulis chromosome 4, xbOstEdul1.1, whole genome shotgun sequence contains:
- the LOC125670914 gene encoding uncharacterized protein LOC125670914, which translates into the protein MKDALESHGRVRNTLTSIIDVDMKTQPTLSGQLKFPISQFNNFIFKDSGILAFKSYSFGEHLIPSEKLEVVTKNLVDIPEAVIVASPKPSTTKARQKKSTSRLFSCCDPDGVKEFRKESQLLNHLAIGNHVYDSEEQDNILDTTKRIWVQTCTKFRSTQPTFTVETHDLEDEVVYETQAYALKQRRKSTRFSSKVKNFLFEIYDEGEKTGRKANPYTVSKQMRLEKDPEGRRLFGPSEWLTHQQIRSVFASFVVKARKSSSSSSQVKRLKLEEVNDEEDELLENIIESLHATEQQEAVQAIANELAK